CGAGCGTTCGAGCGCCTGGAGCAGGTAGCGCCAGACCATGAAGGTGAAGCCGAAGGCGAAGATCGGCTGGCCCTCGTAAACTTCGGCGAACTGGTCGATCGCTTCCCAGTCGAGCTCCATCGTCTCATCCTTGAGCGCGAAGATGTGCTGGCGGCCGAAGGTCATCATGCCGAGGATGCCGGCGCCGCGCGCGGAGAAGCTGCGCCGGTCCTTGACCACGCTAGGATGGTCGATGATCAGCATCGGCAGACGCTTCGGCCCGAGGAACGAGGTCATGATCTTGACCAGAACGCGCGTCTGGTTGCGCGCCGTATCGGCATCGAGATAGATCCGCGACGGCTGCTGACCGGTCGTGCCCGACGAGGTCATCGTCTTGAACACCGCCTCGCGCGGGACCGAGGCGAGGTCGTGCAGCTTGAAGATCGAGACGGGCAGGAAAGGTGCCTCGACACCGCCCGGCGGCACGGCCTCGCCATATCCCTCTAGGATCGCATCATAGGGCGGGCAGGCGGCGCGGTGGTGCGCGGTCAGCTCGCGCATCTCCTCCGCGAGCACGGCGTGCTTCTCGCGCTGGGTAAGGCCGTAGACCGGCATATCGAACAAGCGGTCGATCATCACGCCCTGTTACCGGCAAGGAATTCGGAATGGAAGCGGGCCGCGTTTCAGGTGCCGGCAGCCTCGTCCCAAGCGGC
The window above is part of the Novosphingobium sp. G106 genome. Proteins encoded here:
- a CDS encoding acyl-protein synthetase, whose translation is MIDRLFDMPVYGLTQREKHAVLAEEMRELTAHHRAACPPYDAILEGYGEAVPPGGVEAPFLPVSIFKLHDLASVPREAVFKTMTSSGTTGQQPSRIYLDADTARNQTRVLVKIMTSFLGPKRLPMLIIDHPSVVKDRRSFSARGAGILGMMTFGRQHIFALKDETMELDWEAIDQFAEVYEGQPIFAFGFTFMVWRYLLQALERSGRKLPFRDAILVHSGGWKKLEDEKVSNEVFKSQADALGGFGRVHNFYGMVEQTGSVFVECEAGRLHAPLFADVVIRDPLDWRECAVGETGVIQVLSVLPRSYPGHSLLTEDKGVLLGEDDCPCGRLGRTFAVHGRIPKAEVRGCSDTFSQSGSQNG